The following proteins are encoded in a genomic region of Musa acuminata AAA Group cultivar baxijiao chromosome BXJ2-11, Cavendish_Baxijiao_AAA, whole genome shotgun sequence:
- the LOC135627953 gene encoding probable catabolite repression protein creC isoform X3, producing the protein MRSFSTTPDQHCYCFYISGVHRWLSTRFEIHYLDGPDRSNSRRPSEIPYQPPPPPPPISLSLSLSLSLLTPSFTIDEANPTSVEKPRPSRLHNTNPLRRPSLPSPRICRGSQGWRHDRSAAAFRVIPESPLKPSIMSSAPAAVRSQSPALKALFKTPEGRYKLLHEKTLPPAAASHGKSVSQLTIAYLKEKPPANTSQAAPSATSSGVRSAAARLLGSGNGSRSLSNGVTRVVSANSRTGGPVGASVGSSAQLASPNYDGKGTYLIFSTADTLFISDLNSMEKDPIKSIQFGNSNPVCHAFDAEASDGHDLLIGLHSGDIYLVSLRQQLQDPGRKLLAAQHYNKEGTTNNRHVSHVNTIVDALAWHGCQNVKALLLLVMLMSNPVARWHVCHGSVNSISFSVNGTYMATVTRDGYLRVFDFSKEQLAFGGKSYYGALLCSAWSLDGKYILTGGEDDLVQVWSMEDKKIVAWGEGHNSWVSGVAFDSYWSTPNSEGTEENVVYRFGSVGQDGQLLLWDLVMDELIMPLRCPPGGSATLSSGSHSASWDSMCPMSALLPAPSMRDMPKISPLVAHSVHMDPLSGLIFTNESVITISRDGHIKIWERPQNHECSQSGCSHSVVAAAPIAKHRPVDGIHIH; encoded by the exons ATGCGATCATTTTCAACGACGCCAGATCAGCATTGCTATTGCTTCTACATCTCCGGCGTCCATCGCTGGCTTTCCACGAGATTTGAGATCCACTATTTGGACGGTCCTGATCGATCCAACAGCAGACGCCCGTCCGAGATCCCATatcaacctcctcctcctcctcctcctatatctctctctctctctctctctctctctctcttgacgcCGTCGTTCACGATCGACGAGGCGAACCCGACGAGCGTAGAAAAACCTCGTCCCTCCCGTCTCCACAACACAAACCCTCTCCGCCGCCCGTCGCTTCCATCTCCTCGGATTTGTCGAGGCTCACAAGGGTGGAGGCATGATCGTTCGGCCGCCGCCTTCCGAGTGATCCCGGAATCGCCTTTGAAGCCTTCGATCATGTCCTCAGCTCCCGCCGCCGTCAGATCCCAGTCGCCGGCGCTCAAGGCGCTATTTAAGACCCCCGAGGGCCGGTACAAGCTCCTCCACGAGAAGACCCTCCCTCCCGCCGCAGCTTCCCATGGCAAGTCCGTCTCTCAG TTGACGATTGCGTATCTCAAGGAGAAACCGCCGGCCAATACGAGCCAGGCGGCGCCGTCAGCCACGAGTTCGGGAGTGAGGTCGGCGGCGGCCCGACTGCTCGGGTCCGGGAATGGGAGCCGGTCGCTTAGCAACGGTGTTACTCGGGTAGTGTCGGCCAACAGCAGGACCGGTGGTCCCGTTGGTGCATCGGTGGGATCGAGTGCACAGCTGGCATCGCCAAACTATGATGGCAAGGGGACATACCTAATCTTTAGTACAGCAGACACTCTGTTCATCAGTGACCTCAATtcgatggagaag GATCCTATCAAGTCCATCCAATTCGGCAACTCAAACCCAGTTTGCCATGCGTTTGATGCTGAGGCGAGTGATGGGCATGATTTGCTCATTGGGCTGCACTCTGGAGACA TCTACCTGGTATCACTTAGGCAACAATTACAAGATCCAGGGCGGAAGCTTTTGGCAGCTCAGCATTATAACAAAGAAGGCACAACTAATAATAGGCATGTATCGCATGTCAATACCATAG TCGATGCACTTGCGTGGCATGGGTGCCAGAACGTGAAGGCACTTTTGTTGTTGGTCATGCTGATG AGCAACCCAGTTGCTAGATGGCATGTTTGTCATGGTTCAGTCAATAGTATATCCTTTTCAGTCAATGGAACATATATGGCCACTGTTACTAGAGATG GTTATTTAAGAGTATTTGATTTTTCAAAAGAGCAACTAGCATTTGGAGGGAAAAGCTACTATGGTGCATTACTATGTTCTGCTTGGAG TTTGGATGGGAAATACATATTGACTGGAGGTGAAGATGATCTTGTACAAGTTTGGAGTATGGAGGACAAAAAGATTGTCGCATGGGGCGAGGGACATAATTCATGG GTTAGTGGAGTTGCTTTCGATTCATATTGGTCAACCCCAAATTCCGAAGGAACAGAAGAAAATGTGGTGTATCGTTTTGGCTCTGTTGGTCAG GATGGTCAGCTGCTTCTGTGGGACTTGGTGATGGATGAACTCATCATGCCACTACGCTGTCCTCCTGGTGGGTCAGCAACTCTCAGCAGCGGAAGCCATTCAGCAAGCTGGGACAGCATGTGCCCGATGAGTGCTCTCCTACCTGCTCCGAGCATGAGAGATATGCCTAAAATTTCTCCTTTGGTAGCTCACAGTGTGCACATGGACCCCCTCTCGGGCTTGATATTTACCAATGAATCAGTCATTACGATATCTCGCGACGGCCATATCAAGATCTGGGAGAGGCCCCAGAATCACGAGTGCAGCCAATCTGGTTGCTCCCACTCTGTAGTAGCTGCTGCTCCTATCGCCAAGCACAGACCCGTCGATGGCATCCACATCCATTAA
- the LOC135627953 gene encoding probable catabolite repression protein creC isoform X7 produces the protein MRSFSTTPDQHCYCFYISGVHRWLSTRFEIHYLDGPDRSNSRRPSEIPYQPPPPPPPISLSLSLSLSLLTPSFTIDEANPTSVEKPRPSRLHNTNPLRRPSLPSPRICRGSQGWRHDRSAAAFRVIPESPLKPSIMSSAPAAVRSQSPALKALFKTPEGRYKLLHEKTLPPAAASHGKSVSQLTIAYLKEKPPANTSQAAPSATSSGVRSAAARLLGSGNGSRSLSNGVTRVVSANSRTGGPVGASVGSSAQLASPNYDGKGTYLIFSTADTLFISDLNSMEKDPIKSIQFGNSNPVCHAFDAEASDGHDLLIGLHSGDSSRCTCVAWVPEREGTFVVGHADGNIYVYEKSNPVARWHVCHGSVNSISFSVNGTYMATVTRDGYLRVFDFSKEQLAFGGKSYYGALLCSAWSLDGKYILTGGEDDLVQVWSMEDKKIVAWGEGHNSWVSGVAFDSYWSTPNSEGTEENVVYRFGSVGQDGQLLLWDLVMDELIMPLRCPPGGSATLSSGSHSASWDSMCPMSALLPAPSMRDMPKISPLVAHSVHMDPLSGLIFTNESVITISRDGHIKIWERPQNHECSQSGCSHSVVAAAPIAKHRPVDGIHIH, from the exons ATGCGATCATTTTCAACGACGCCAGATCAGCATTGCTATTGCTTCTACATCTCCGGCGTCCATCGCTGGCTTTCCACGAGATTTGAGATCCACTATTTGGACGGTCCTGATCGATCCAACAGCAGACGCCCGTCCGAGATCCCATatcaacctcctcctcctcctcctcctatatctctctctctctctctctctctctctctcttgacgcCGTCGTTCACGATCGACGAGGCGAACCCGACGAGCGTAGAAAAACCTCGTCCCTCCCGTCTCCACAACACAAACCCTCTCCGCCGCCCGTCGCTTCCATCTCCTCGGATTTGTCGAGGCTCACAAGGGTGGAGGCATGATCGTTCGGCCGCCGCCTTCCGAGTGATCCCGGAATCGCCTTTGAAGCCTTCGATCATGTCCTCAGCTCCCGCCGCCGTCAGATCCCAGTCGCCGGCGCTCAAGGCGCTATTTAAGACCCCCGAGGGCCGGTACAAGCTCCTCCACGAGAAGACCCTCCCTCCCGCCGCAGCTTCCCATGGCAAGTCCGTCTCTCAG TTGACGATTGCGTATCTCAAGGAGAAACCGCCGGCCAATACGAGCCAGGCGGCGCCGTCAGCCACGAGTTCGGGAGTGAGGTCGGCGGCGGCCCGACTGCTCGGGTCCGGGAATGGGAGCCGGTCGCTTAGCAACGGTGTTACTCGGGTAGTGTCGGCCAACAGCAGGACCGGTGGTCCCGTTGGTGCATCGGTGGGATCGAGTGCACAGCTGGCATCGCCAAACTATGATGGCAAGGGGACATACCTAATCTTTAGTACAGCAGACACTCTGTTCATCAGTGACCTCAATtcgatggagaag GATCCTATCAAGTCCATCCAATTCGGCAACTCAAACCCAGTTTGCCATGCGTTTGATGCTGAGGCGAGTGATGGGCATGATTTGCTCATTGGGCTGCACTCTGGAGACAGTAG TCGATGCACTTGCGTGGCATGGGTGCCAGAACGTGAAGGCACTTTTGTTGTTGGTCATGCTGATGGTAACATATATGTCTATGAGAAG AGCAACCCAGTTGCTAGATGGCATGTTTGTCATGGTTCAGTCAATAGTATATCCTTTTCAGTCAATGGAACATATATGGCCACTGTTACTAGAGATG GTTATTTAAGAGTATTTGATTTTTCAAAAGAGCAACTAGCATTTGGAGGGAAAAGCTACTATGGTGCATTACTATGTTCTGCTTGGAG TTTGGATGGGAAATACATATTGACTGGAGGTGAAGATGATCTTGTACAAGTTTGGAGTATGGAGGACAAAAAGATTGTCGCATGGGGCGAGGGACATAATTCATGG GTTAGTGGAGTTGCTTTCGATTCATATTGGTCAACCCCAAATTCCGAAGGAACAGAAGAAAATGTGGTGTATCGTTTTGGCTCTGTTGGTCAG GATGGTCAGCTGCTTCTGTGGGACTTGGTGATGGATGAACTCATCATGCCACTACGCTGTCCTCCTGGTGGGTCAGCAACTCTCAGCAGCGGAAGCCATTCAGCAAGCTGGGACAGCATGTGCCCGATGAGTGCTCTCCTACCTGCTCCGAGCATGAGAGATATGCCTAAAATTTCTCCTTTGGTAGCTCACAGTGTGCACATGGACCCCCTCTCGGGCTTGATATTTACCAATGAATCAGTCATTACGATATCTCGCGACGGCCATATCAAGATCTGGGAGAGGCCCCAGAATCACGAGTGCAGCCAATCTGGTTGCTCCCACTCTGTAGTAGCTGCTGCTCCTATCGCCAAGCACAGACCCGTCGATGGCATCCACATCCATTAA
- the LOC135627953 gene encoding probable catabolite repression protein creC isoform X5: MRSFSTTPDQHCYCFYISGVHRWLSTRFEIHYLDGPDRSNSRRPSEIPYQPPPPPPPISLSLSLSLSLLTPSFTIDEANPTSVEKPRPSRLHNTNPLRRPSLPSPRICRGSQGWRHDRSAAAFRVIPESPLKPSIMSSAPAAVRSQSPALKALFKTPEGRYKLLHEKTLPPAAASHGKSVSQLTIAYLKEKPPANTSQAAPSATSSGVRSAAARLLGSGNGSRSLSNGVTRVVSANSRTGGPVGASVGSSAQLASPNYDGKGTYLIFSTADTLFISDLNSMEKDPIKSIQFGNSNPVCHAFDAEASDGHDLLIGLHSGDSSRCTCVAWVPEREGTFVVGHADGNIYVYEKSKDVTADSSFPVIKDQTQFSVAHTRSNKSNPVARWHVCHGSVNSISFSVNGTYMATVTRDGYLRVFDFSKEQLAFGGKSYYGALLCSAWSLDGKYILTGGEDDLVQVWSMEDKKIVAWGEGHNSWVSGVAFDSYWSTPNSEGTEENVVYRFGSVGQDGQLLLWDLVMDELIMPLRCPPGGSATLSSGSHSASWDSMCPMSALLPAPSMRDMPKISPLVAHSVHMDPLSGLIFTNESVITISRDGHIKIWERPQNHECSQSGCSHSVVAAAPIAKHRPVDGIHIH; encoded by the exons ATGCGATCATTTTCAACGACGCCAGATCAGCATTGCTATTGCTTCTACATCTCCGGCGTCCATCGCTGGCTTTCCACGAGATTTGAGATCCACTATTTGGACGGTCCTGATCGATCCAACAGCAGACGCCCGTCCGAGATCCCATatcaacctcctcctcctcctcctcctatatctctctctctctctctctctctctctctcttgacgcCGTCGTTCACGATCGACGAGGCGAACCCGACGAGCGTAGAAAAACCTCGTCCCTCCCGTCTCCACAACACAAACCCTCTCCGCCGCCCGTCGCTTCCATCTCCTCGGATTTGTCGAGGCTCACAAGGGTGGAGGCATGATCGTTCGGCCGCCGCCTTCCGAGTGATCCCGGAATCGCCTTTGAAGCCTTCGATCATGTCCTCAGCTCCCGCCGCCGTCAGATCCCAGTCGCCGGCGCTCAAGGCGCTATTTAAGACCCCCGAGGGCCGGTACAAGCTCCTCCACGAGAAGACCCTCCCTCCCGCCGCAGCTTCCCATGGCAAGTCCGTCTCTCAG TTGACGATTGCGTATCTCAAGGAGAAACCGCCGGCCAATACGAGCCAGGCGGCGCCGTCAGCCACGAGTTCGGGAGTGAGGTCGGCGGCGGCCCGACTGCTCGGGTCCGGGAATGGGAGCCGGTCGCTTAGCAACGGTGTTACTCGGGTAGTGTCGGCCAACAGCAGGACCGGTGGTCCCGTTGGTGCATCGGTGGGATCGAGTGCACAGCTGGCATCGCCAAACTATGATGGCAAGGGGACATACCTAATCTTTAGTACAGCAGACACTCTGTTCATCAGTGACCTCAATtcgatggagaag GATCCTATCAAGTCCATCCAATTCGGCAACTCAAACCCAGTTTGCCATGCGTTTGATGCTGAGGCGAGTGATGGGCATGATTTGCTCATTGGGCTGCACTCTGGAGACAGTAG TCGATGCACTTGCGTGGCATGGGTGCCAGAACGTGAAGGCACTTTTGTTGTTGGTCATGCTGATGGTAACATATATGTCTATGAGAAG AGCAAGGATGTCACTGCTGATAGTTCGTTTCCTGTTATCAAAGATCAAACTCAATTTTCTGTTGCACACACACGCTCGAATAAG AGCAACCCAGTTGCTAGATGGCATGTTTGTCATGGTTCAGTCAATAGTATATCCTTTTCAGTCAATGGAACATATATGGCCACTGTTACTAGAGATG GTTATTTAAGAGTATTTGATTTTTCAAAAGAGCAACTAGCATTTGGAGGGAAAAGCTACTATGGTGCATTACTATGTTCTGCTTGGAG TTTGGATGGGAAATACATATTGACTGGAGGTGAAGATGATCTTGTACAAGTTTGGAGTATGGAGGACAAAAAGATTGTCGCATGGGGCGAGGGACATAATTCATGG GTTAGTGGAGTTGCTTTCGATTCATATTGGTCAACCCCAAATTCCGAAGGAACAGAAGAAAATGTGGTGTATCGTTTTGGCTCTGTTGGTCAG GATGGTCAGCTGCTTCTGTGGGACTTGGTGATGGATGAACTCATCATGCCACTACGCTGTCCTCCTGGTGGGTCAGCAACTCTCAGCAGCGGAAGCCATTCAGCAAGCTGGGACAGCATGTGCCCGATGAGTGCTCTCCTACCTGCTCCGAGCATGAGAGATATGCCTAAAATTTCTCCTTTGGTAGCTCACAGTGTGCACATGGACCCCCTCTCGGGCTTGATATTTACCAATGAATCAGTCATTACGATATCTCGCGACGGCCATATCAAGATCTGGGAGAGGCCCCAGAATCACGAGTGCAGCCAATCTGGTTGCTCCCACTCTGTAGTAGCTGCTGCTCCTATCGCCAAGCACAGACCCGTCGATGGCATCCACATCCATTAA
- the LOC135627953 gene encoding probable catabolite repression protein creC isoform X6, which produces MRSFSTTPDQHCYCFYISGVHRWLSTRFEIHYLDGPDRSNSRRPSEIPYQPPPPPPPISLSLSLSLSLLTPSFTIDEANPTSVEKPRPSRLHNTNPLRRPSLPSPRICRGSQGWRHDRSAAAFRVIPESPLKPSIMSSAPAAVRSQSPALKALFKTPEGRYKLLHEKTLPPAAASHGKSVSQLTIAYLKEKPPANTSQAAPSATSSGVRSAAARLLGSGNGSRSLSNGVTRVVSANSRTGGPVGASVGSSAQLASPNYDGKGTYLIFSTADTLFISDLNSMEKDPIKSIQFGNSNPVCHAFDAEASDGHDLLIGLHSGDIDALAWHGCQNVKALLLLVMLMSKDVTADSSFPVIKDQTQFSVAHTRSNKSNPVARWHVCHGSVNSISFSVNGTYMATVTRDGYLRVFDFSKEQLAFGGKSYYGALLCSAWSLDGKYILTGGEDDLVQVWSMEDKKIVAWGEGHNSWVSGVAFDSYWSTPNSEGTEENVVYRFGSVGQDGQLLLWDLVMDELIMPLRCPPGGSATLSSGSHSASWDSMCPMSALLPAPSMRDMPKISPLVAHSVHMDPLSGLIFTNESVITISRDGHIKIWERPQNHECSQSGCSHSVVAAAPIAKHRPVDGIHIH; this is translated from the exons ATGCGATCATTTTCAACGACGCCAGATCAGCATTGCTATTGCTTCTACATCTCCGGCGTCCATCGCTGGCTTTCCACGAGATTTGAGATCCACTATTTGGACGGTCCTGATCGATCCAACAGCAGACGCCCGTCCGAGATCCCATatcaacctcctcctcctcctcctcctatatctctctctctctctctctctctctctctcttgacgcCGTCGTTCACGATCGACGAGGCGAACCCGACGAGCGTAGAAAAACCTCGTCCCTCCCGTCTCCACAACACAAACCCTCTCCGCCGCCCGTCGCTTCCATCTCCTCGGATTTGTCGAGGCTCACAAGGGTGGAGGCATGATCGTTCGGCCGCCGCCTTCCGAGTGATCCCGGAATCGCCTTTGAAGCCTTCGATCATGTCCTCAGCTCCCGCCGCCGTCAGATCCCAGTCGCCGGCGCTCAAGGCGCTATTTAAGACCCCCGAGGGCCGGTACAAGCTCCTCCACGAGAAGACCCTCCCTCCCGCCGCAGCTTCCCATGGCAAGTCCGTCTCTCAG TTGACGATTGCGTATCTCAAGGAGAAACCGCCGGCCAATACGAGCCAGGCGGCGCCGTCAGCCACGAGTTCGGGAGTGAGGTCGGCGGCGGCCCGACTGCTCGGGTCCGGGAATGGGAGCCGGTCGCTTAGCAACGGTGTTACTCGGGTAGTGTCGGCCAACAGCAGGACCGGTGGTCCCGTTGGTGCATCGGTGGGATCGAGTGCACAGCTGGCATCGCCAAACTATGATGGCAAGGGGACATACCTAATCTTTAGTACAGCAGACACTCTGTTCATCAGTGACCTCAATtcgatggagaag GATCCTATCAAGTCCATCCAATTCGGCAACTCAAACCCAGTTTGCCATGCGTTTGATGCTGAGGCGAGTGATGGGCATGATTTGCTCATTGGGCTGCACTCTGGAGACA TCGATGCACTTGCGTGGCATGGGTGCCAGAACGTGAAGGCACTTTTGTTGTTGGTCATGCTGATG AGCAAGGATGTCACTGCTGATAGTTCGTTTCCTGTTATCAAAGATCAAACTCAATTTTCTGTTGCACACACACGCTCGAATAAG AGCAACCCAGTTGCTAGATGGCATGTTTGTCATGGTTCAGTCAATAGTATATCCTTTTCAGTCAATGGAACATATATGGCCACTGTTACTAGAGATG GTTATTTAAGAGTATTTGATTTTTCAAAAGAGCAACTAGCATTTGGAGGGAAAAGCTACTATGGTGCATTACTATGTTCTGCTTGGAG TTTGGATGGGAAATACATATTGACTGGAGGTGAAGATGATCTTGTACAAGTTTGGAGTATGGAGGACAAAAAGATTGTCGCATGGGGCGAGGGACATAATTCATGG GTTAGTGGAGTTGCTTTCGATTCATATTGGTCAACCCCAAATTCCGAAGGAACAGAAGAAAATGTGGTGTATCGTTTTGGCTCTGTTGGTCAG GATGGTCAGCTGCTTCTGTGGGACTTGGTGATGGATGAACTCATCATGCCACTACGCTGTCCTCCTGGTGGGTCAGCAACTCTCAGCAGCGGAAGCCATTCAGCAAGCTGGGACAGCATGTGCCCGATGAGTGCTCTCCTACCTGCTCCGAGCATGAGAGATATGCCTAAAATTTCTCCTTTGGTAGCTCACAGTGTGCACATGGACCCCCTCTCGGGCTTGATATTTACCAATGAATCAGTCATTACGATATCTCGCGACGGCCATATCAAGATCTGGGAGAGGCCCCAGAATCACGAGTGCAGCCAATCTGGTTGCTCCCACTCTGTAGTAGCTGCTGCTCCTATCGCCAAGCACAGACCCGTCGATGGCATCCACATCCATTAA